CAGCTCGCCGCGCCGGTTCGCATAGACAAGCGACGGCAGACGGTTGGGATGGATCGTCTCCGTCACTTTTTTATCCTTCGGGTATAAGTCGGGCAAGGGCAGACAAGCTGCGCAACTCAGGCATGATCACTGCGGACGGAGAACGTTCAGCACGGAATCGACAACCAGGTAAATGTCGCCTTCCTCTCCATAGATGTCTTCAATGTTTCGGTGGTTGATCAGGTCTTCAATAATGTACTGGGTGATATAAAGGCTCACGAAATTCGGATTGGGGACCAGTTGGCGGAGCGGGGCGATTTTGAAGTTGATCTCGTGTTCCTCCATGTCCGACAGTTTCTGCAGCTGGTCGCTCATCACTTCCCTGATGGCGGCGTCGGAGTTGGTCTCGATGATCTGCTTGTCCATCAGCTTCTGTACCAGGCGGGTAGCCAGCTCATCACTGTTTTTCAAGGCGGACTGGAGCATGAATCGCCTTTCCTGCTCTCGTTTGCGGTCTATCGAGTTGCCGGTTTTGGCGTCTTGTCGATATGGATTCGTGCTGTAATGGCCCATGGTCTGCTCCGGTTAAGTGGTTGTTGATTCACATCATAAATAAACGGTCTTGAACAAATCATCCAACAATTTTTTCAAAAATGGAATATATTGTCAGCCCCCTGCAGGAGTCGAGGGGATTTCGTGGTGCAACAGAAAGTCAGGCAGTGTGGTCCCGTTTATTAAACTGTACAGGTGAGATGTGATGAATGAAGCAGAAAAAGATAACGGCAGGCAGAGTGTGACCATTATGCTCCCCGGTGGCAAACTTCCGGGCGCTGTGCTGCAGAAAGTAACTGAACTGAGGAAGGTTTTCACCTTTGATATCTACCTCACCACGGCACAGAATATGAGACTGTATAACATTGAAAAGTCGGAACTTGCGCCGATAAAAGCGGCGCTTGTCGAGGTTGGCGCAACCTTCAAAAAGCCGGGACTCTTCCCCTTGCCGAAGGTCTGCATCGGCAGCGGCAACTGTAAGCTGGGACTGGCTGATACCGATGCCCTTTCGGAAAAAATCATTGAGCATTTCAAAGATCTGGAGAACGTTAAACCAAAATTCAAGATCGCCATTTCAGGGTGTCCCGCCATGTGCTCAGGGGCGCTGTTGACCGATATCGGAGTGGTTGCAACCAGGAACGGGTATGATATTTATGCAGGCGGCAAGGGGGGGCCGACGCCGAAAGTGGCGCGAAGGGTGGCGCGGAATCTTGAGGAAGGTGAAGCCTTAAGGATTATTCGGGAGATCGTTGATTTTCATCAACGGAAAACGACCCAGAAGCAGAGAATCTTCAAGCTGCTGGATGATCCGGAGTTCCCCAGTCGCGAAGATGGCTGATTTCTACCACATTACCTCTTTCAGACCATGTTCCTGCAGGTAGGCGTTGCATTTTACGAATACCCCTGAGCCCAAGAAGCCAC
The Pseudomonadota bacterium DNA segment above includes these coding regions:
- a CDS encoding nitrite reductase, whose protein sequence is MNEAEKDNGRQSVTIMLPGGKLPGAVLQKVTELRKVFTFDIYLTTAQNMRLYNIEKSELAPIKAALVEVGATFKKPGLFPLPKVCIGSGNCKLGLADTDALSEKIIEHFKDLENVKPKFKIAISGCPAMCSGALLTDIGVVATRNGYDIYAGGKGGPTPKVARRVARNLEEGEALRIIREIVDFHQRKTTQKQRIFKLLDDPEFPSREDG